A single Watersipora subatra chromosome 7, tzWatSuba1.1, whole genome shotgun sequence DNA region contains:
- the LOC137399490 gene encoding uncharacterized protein, whose protein sequence is MLYSCSICGFSHNSNKVFTLHVIRVHKHDPRFRITCFCGMSYGSYLSYRRHVRRKHKDTETHIESMPLEPVVEPVLDPDPQSPHHRNNEQTVRPPSLEKNCAKFMLSLATSNIPNVHIEKIGSTVTELLNEQKRLLTDTVQKEHGIDVGGLFPCHGFTRLATQHTRMRYFKEKFNLIESTPIRYNNTARRPFYYVSVLSTLQIMLDSPEIRNVVQFPIFSPDGAIKDCIDADYAQNSDFFADGQKIMVAAYYDDIEVVNPIGSKRKKHKIALFYWTLLNVPPQHRSQLKFIHLFAVAYSADVKEYGVQAILLKFAEEINVLKKDGIEVVNRDGKDIYKGSLLFFIGDTPAANMVAGFKEGVGGAAMKCRTCYGSSQEIIQQFNHTEFRLRDIESHRRHCLLLGPEMPARQRVEYSKRYGINSLSILDKIDGFDVCQCIPVDIMHIVCEGTLPYAIKGFVSRLLENRIISISSLNEHIKNFPYRGDDKKNAPSSLERSCFNGLDTGKIGQSATQTICLGFLLPLILAGHNIEEIPEYRLLLMMVEITSVLLAYSFNKDQITTAATLIKLYLETWVTVYGAHTITPKMHYLVHIPYYIVKFGLPRGTWCLRMEAKHAFFKSLRMRNFKNVPLSLSNRHQLEFCHDWADANVHGVLHHNNAKTKGARTAEDSPEPPEHIQESLGDCTQCCNTITISGFRYSIGDAFRLASDTYGVILQIVANNDYITAFLLEEYKAEWFEARLFAHKLQCTGNFVWRLVSSLPHHHPLYVYKLPPFQPACYIQPRYFSDPEFVDTV, encoded by the exons ATGCTTTATAGCTGTTCCATATGTGGATTTTCTCACAATTCAAATAAAGTCTTCACTCTCCATGTCATCCGAGTTCATAAACATGATCCAAGGTTTCGGATAACATGTTTCTGCGGCATGAGTTACGGAAG ctatcTCAGTTATAGAAGGCACGTTCGTAGGAAACACAAGGACACTGAAACTCATATTGAATCAATGCCTTTAGAACCAGTTGTAGAGCCAGTTTTAGACCCAGATCCGCAATCTCCTCATCATCGTAACA ATGAGCAAACTGTTAGACCTCCTTCACTGGAGAAGAACTGTGCCAAATTTATGCTAAGTCTTGCAACAAGTAATATTCCCAATGTACACATTGAAAAGATTGGTTCCACTGTCACTGAGCTGTTGAATGAACAGAAACGATTGTTAACGGATACAGTGCAAAAAGAACATGGAATAGATGTTGGCGGTTTATTCCCCTGTCATGgattcacgcgtctagccactCAACACACTAGAATGCGATACTTTAAAGAGAAGTTCAACCTAATT GAATCGACTCCAATTCGCTACAACAACACCGCTAGAAGACCATTTTACTATGTATCCGTACTATCAACTCTCCAG ATAATGTTAGATAGTCCAGAAATCCGGAATGTAGTACAGTTTCCAATATTCTCTCCAGATGGGGCAATCAAAGACTGCATAGATGCTGATTATGCACAGAATTCTGACTTTTTTGCTGACGGGCAAAAGATAATGGTAGCAGCCTATTATGATGATATTGAAGTG GTGAATCCAATTGGCTCCAAAAGAAAAAAGCACAAGATAG CTCTTTTCTATTGGACGTTACTGAATGTCCCGCCTCAGCACAGATCCCAATTGAAATTCATACACCTGTTTGCTGTGGCATACTCTGCTGACGTTAAGGAATATGGAGTCCAAGCTATCCTTCTAAAGTTTGCCGAGGAAATTAATGTACTCAAGAAG GATGGTATTGAAGTTGTGAATCGGGACGGAAAGGACATCTATAAAGGATCTTTGCTTTTTTTTATTGGCGACACTCCAGCAGCCAATATGGTAGCAGGGTTTAAAGAAGGAGTGGGAGGGGCAGCCATGAAATGTCGGACGTGTTATGGTAGCTCACAAGAGATTATCCAACAG TTTAACCACACGGAGTTTAGACTGAGAGACATAGAGAGTCACCGTCGCCACTGTCTCCTTCTCGGTCCAGAGATGCCTGCTCGGCAGCGTGTAGAATACTCAAAGCGATACGGAATCAACTCGCTATCCATATTAGATAAGATCGATGGATTTGATGTTTGCCAATGCATTCCTGTTGACATTATGCATATTGTGTGCGAAGGAACTCTTCCTTATGCCATAAAGGGGTTCGTATCTAGGCTACTGGAAAACCGAATAATTTCTATATCGTCATTGAATGAACACATCAAAAACTTTCCATACAGAGGAGACGACAAGAAAAATGCACCCAGTAGCTTGGAAAGATCTTGCTTCAATGGACTAGACACCGGAAAAATTGGTCAATCTG CAACTCAAACTATCTGTTTGGGCTTTCTTCTACCTTTAATACTGGCTGGCCACAATATTGAAGAGATTCCAGAATACAGACTGCTGTTGATGATGGTTGAAATTACCTCCGTTCTGTTGGCATATTCGTTCAACAAAGACCAGATTACAACCGCCGCAACGCTAATAAAATTATACCTAGAAACCTGGGTGACCGTATATGGAGCTCACACCATTACTCCCAAGATGCATTACTTGGTACACATCCCCTACTACATAGTGAA ATTTGGTCTTCCAAGAGGAACCTGGTGCTTAAGGATGGAGGCTAAACATGCGTTCTTCAAATCATTACGCATGAGAAACTTTAAGAATGTGCCGCTAAGTCTAAGTAACAGACACCAACTCGAGTTTTGCCATGATTGGGCAGATGCCAATGTGCATGGCGTATTGCATCACAACAATGCCAAAACCAAGGGCGCAC GCACCGCTGAAGACAGTCCTGAACCACCTGAGCACATCCAGGAGAGTTTGGGAGATTGCACACAATGCTGCAACACCATCACAATATCTG GTTTTAGATATAGCATTGGGGACGCCTTTCGTCTAGCTAGCGATACCTATGGAGTAATTCTGCAAATAGTGGCTAACAATGACTATATTACAGCCTTTCTACTAGAAGAATATAAAGCAGAATGGTTTGAAGCTCGGCTCTTCGCTCACAAATTGCAATGTACCGGAAATTTTGTTTGGCGGCTGGTATCTAGTCTACCCCACCACCAtccattatatgtatataaactgcCGCCATTTCAACCCGCTTGTTATATTCAGCCAAGGTATTTTTCTGATCCTGAATTTGTTGATACCGTATGA